GCGTCTTCGCCGGGGCCGAGCGCCGCCTGATCGTGGCCTCCTTCGCCTCGCACGTGCACCGCGTGCAGCAGGTGCTCAACGCCGCGCACGCGCACGGCCGCCGGGTCGCGCTGGTCGGCCGCTCGATGGTGCGCAACATGGGCGTGGCCAAGGAGCTGGGCTACCTCAACGTGCCCGACGGCGTGCTGATCGACGTCAAGGCGGTCGACGACCTGCCGGACGACCAGGTGGTGCTGATGTGCACCGGGTCGCAGGGCGAGCCGATGGCCGCGCTGTCCCGGATGGCCGGCAACGACCACCGGGTGCGGATCAACGAGGGCGACACCGTGGTGCTGGCCTCGTCGCTGATCCCGGGCAACGAGAACGCGGTCTTCCGGGTGATCAACGGGCTGACCCGGCTCGGCGCGAAGGTCGTGCACCAGGGCAACGCCAAGGTGCACGTGTCCGGCCACGCGAGCGCGGGCGAGCTGCTCTACTGCTACAACATCCTGCGCCCGCGCAACGTGATGCCCGTCCACGGCGAGACCCGGCACCTGGTCGCCAACCGGGACATCGCCGTCTCCACCGGCATCCCGTACGACCGGGTCGTGATGGCCGAGGACGGCGTCGTCGTCGACCTGCAGGACGGCGTGGCCCGGGTGGTCGGCGCCGTGCCCTGCGGGTACGTGTACGTCGACGGTTCCAGCGTCGGTGAGATCACCGACGCCGACCTGAAGGACCGCCGCATCCTCGGCGAGGAGGGCTTCATCTCCATCGTCGTGGTGGTCGACTCCGGCACCGGCAAGATCGTCGCCGGTCCCGAGATCCACGCCCGCGGCTTCGCCGAGGGCGACGAGGTCTTCGACGGGATCCGGCCGCAGCTGGAGTCCGCGCTGGCCGAGGCGATCGACCAGGGCACCACCGACAACTACCAGCTCCAGCAGGTGGTGCGCCGGGTCGTGGGGCGCTGGGTCGGCGGCAAGCTGCGTCGTCGTCCGATGATCATCCCGGTGGTCGTCTCCGCCTGAGCCGTCCTGGTCAAGGTCGCGCCGCTTCGTGCCGACACTTCAGCGCACCAGGTCCGAGGGCGACGAGGAGGTCACCATGCCGGCGTGGAGCGCCCTGGGCGCCCGATCTCGTCGGCGTGCCCGCCAGACGGGGCTGGCAGCGGTGGTCGACCGCAGCTTCCGGCTGGTCATCGCCGGCTCGCTGGTGATCGTCGTGGTGCTCGGCCTGCTGCTGCTCTGGCTGACCACGACGTCGCGTGACGAGGTGGACCGCTACGAGCGCGCCCTGTCCGCGACCCAGGCCGGGCACACCGCGATGCTGGACCAGGAGAGCAGCCTGCGCGGGTTCGTCTCCACGAACGACCTGGCGTTCGTGCGCTCGTACGCCAAGGCGCGCGGTGACATGGAGCTGGCGAACCAGCGACTGCTCAGCACGGACGGGCGGGGTCAGGTCACCAAGGCCCTGGTCGACCTGCGGCTCGCGCAGCAGCGCTGGGTCAGCGAGTGGGCGGTCGAGGCCGCCGGTGGCCTGGCGCCCGGCGCGGTCGGCAGCGACGAGCGGACGGCCTTCCTGCTGCACGACAAGGTCCTGTTCGACCAGTACGGCGACGCGCGGGCCGATGCGGACGAGCTCATCACCGCCCAGCTCGCTACCGCGCGTCACCACCAGGTCGTGGCGCTGGGACTGGTCGCCGGAGCCAGCATGGCGATCGGCCTGGGCATGTTCGTGGTCGCCCTGAGCCGGCGCCGGCGGCTGCGCCGCGACGTCCTCGCACCGGTCCGGGGCGTGCTGGACGGGTTGGACGCGGTCGCGGACGGACGCTACGACGAGCCGGTACAGGTCCAGGGCGCCCGCGAGCTGATCGACGTCGTCGACGGCCTCAACCGGATGACCGACCGGCTGGCCCGGGCCCGCGACGCCGCCGCCGCTCGCGAGCAGCACATCTCCGACCAGTCGGAGCAGCTGCGCAGCATCCTGACGATGGTGCGCGAGATCGGCGGCAGCCTGAACCTGGACTACGTGGTCGCGTCCGTGGTCGGTGGCGTGGGCCGGATCGTCGGCGCCGACCGGGTCGCGGTCTGGCTCACCAGCCCGGACGGCGGTGCGCTGGTCGAGGCGCTCGGTGCGCGTCCCGCCGGCAGCCCGACGCGCCCCCCGGTCGAGCTGGGCGGTGGCGTGATCGGCCGGGCGGCGAAGTACAGCCGGCTGGTGACCGACACCGGCGAGGGCGGCAGCCAGCGCCTCGCCGTCCCGCTCGTCGTGGGGTCCCGCGTGGTCGGGGTGCTCGACCTCGAGCTCGACGACCTCACGCCGCTGACCGACGGCGCGATCGAGGTCCTGGAGACGCTGGCCGTGCACTCGGCGACGGCGCTGGAGGCGGCCCGCCTGCACGAGGACGCCTCGCACGCGAGCGAGCACGACGCCCTGACCCAGCTGGCGAACCGCCGACGTCTGGACGCCGACCTGGCGCTCGAGTGCGAGCGCAGCGCGCGCTACGCCCGGCCGCTGGCGTTCGTGATGCTCGACCTCGACCACTTCAAACGGGTCAACGACGAGCACGGTCACGCCCGGGGCGACCAGGTGCTGCAGGCCGTCGCGGACGTGCTGACCGCAGCCCTGCGGGCGTCCGACACGGCGTACCGCTACGGCGGTGAGGAGCTCGCGATCATCCTGCGCGAGAGCGACCTGAGCGCGGCGATCGAGGTCGCGGAGCGGCTGCGCGAGCGGATCGAGACCGTGTTCTCGGCCCCGGGCGAGGTCGCCGTGACCGCCTCGTTCGGGGTGGCCGAGCTCGGGCCCCGGACCGCCATGCCGTCGGCGATCGTCGCGGCGGCCGACGAGGCCCTGTACGAGGCCAAGCGCGGTGGCCGCAACCAGGTGCGCGCCGGCGGTCAGCACTCCGCGGCCTGAGGGCGACCCGAGCCCGAGTCACCTGGTGTGCGTGTGGCGGACGTGAAAACTGTGACTCGGGCGGTACCGTGCTCATCATGGCGACCCGTACGTCTTCCCCCGTACGTCGGTCGGGCAGCACCCGCACGAGCAGCAAGACCGGCAGCACGCGGACCACGTCCCGCAGCTCCGGCGGCTCGCGGGGGAGCACGCGCCCGGCCGGCCGCAAGCCTGCCCCCAAGTCCGGACTGCCGCTGCCGCTGCGCGCGCTGCGCGGGCTGTGGATGGGCACCGCCCACCTTGCCGGCGGGACCGCCCGCCGGATCGGGCACAGCGCGCGCGACCTGGACCCCGCGCACCGTCGTGACGGCATCGGCTTCGCGCTCATCGCGGTGGCCATCGTCGTCGCGGCCCGCGAGTGGTGGGGCCTGGACGGCCCGGTGGGCGACGGGGTGCACGCGATCGTCGCCGGCACCTTCGGGCGGGTCGCGCTGGTGCTCCCGCTGGTGCTGCTCGCGCTCGGCGTCCGGATGCTGCGCCACCCGGAGGCGACGGGTGCCAACAGCCGGGTGTCCATCGGCCTGACCACGCTGGCGGTCGCGGCCTGCGGGCTGGTGCACATCTCCCGCGGTATGCCGGACATCAGCGACGGCTGGGACCAGGTGCGCGACGCCGGTGGGGTCATCGGCTTCCTCGCCTCCAGTCCGCTGGACCAGGCGATCACCGTCTGGGGCGCCGGGCTGCTCCTCGGCCTGGTCGGCTTCTTCGGCCTGCTCGTGATCACCGCGACCCCGGTGCACGCCATCCCGAGCCGGCTGCGCCACCTGGTCGACGTGCTGACCGGGCACGCCGGCGACGCCGACGCCGCCGCACCGGTCACCGACGAGGACGCGCCGACCCCGCGCGGACGCCGGGCCCGGCGCAGCGCGGCTGACCTGGCCGACGGCGAGCGGGACGGCGACGAGGCCTTCGAGAAGGCGGCCGTGGTGGATGCGGAGGGCCGGCGCCTGCGGCCGGGCCAGAAGCGCCCGGCCGGGTCAGGCTTCCCGGGTGCCCTGGCCGAGACCGCTGCCGCCGGGTCGGCCGCCGTGCCGGCCACACCCTCGCCGGCCGAAGAGGACCTGGTCGCCCCGCCGACCAACCCGCTGCCGACCCGGGTCGAGCAGCTCGCGCTGGCCGGGGACGTCACGTACACGTTGCCGGGCAACGAGATCCTGGCGCCGGGCAGCCCGCACAAGGCCCGCAGCGCAGCCAACGACCGCGTGGTGGAGGCGTTGTCCGGGGTGCTCGAGCAGTTCGACATCGACGCCCAGGTCACCGGCTTCACCCGGGGTCCCACCGTCACCCGCTACGAGGTCGAGCTCGGCAAGGGCACCAAGGTCGAGCGGGTCACCGCGCTGAGCAAGAACATCGCCTACGCGGTGGCCAGCGCCGACGTCCGGATCCTGTCCCCGATCCCGGGCAAGAGCGCCATCGGCATCGAGATCCCGAACACCGACCGCGAGAAGGTCAGCCTGGGTGACGTCCTGCGCAGCAGCACCGCCCGGGACAACCACCACCCGATGGTCATGGGTGTCGGCAAGGACGTCGAGGGCGGCTACGTCATCGCCAACCTGGCCAAGATGCCGCACCTGCTGGTGGCGGGTGCGACCGGCGCGGGCAAGTCGTCCTTCGTGAACTCGATGATCACCTCGATCCTGATGCGCTCGACGCCGGACGAGGTGCGGATGGTCCTGGTCGACCCCAAGCGGGTTGAGCTCACCGGGTACGAGGGCATCCCGCACCTGATCACCCCGATCATCACGAACCCGAAGAAGGCGGCCGAGGCGCTGCAGTGGGTCGTGCGCGAGATGGACACCCGGTACGACGACCTGGCGGCGTTCGGGTTCAAGCACATCGACGACTTCAACCGGGCGGCGCGGGCCGGCAAGGTCGTCCCGCCGCCGGGCAGTGAGCGGGTCGTCAAGCCCTACCCCTACCTGCTGGTCATCGTCGACGAGCTGGCCGACCTGATGATGGTCGCGCCGCGTGACGTCGAGGACTGCATCGTCCGGATCACCCAGCTGGCCCGGGCCGCCGGCATCCACCTGGTGCTCGCCACCCAGCGCCCGAGCGTGGACGTCGTCACCGGCCTGATCAAGGCCAACGTGCCGAGCCGGATGGCGTTCGCCACCTCCAGCCTGGCGGACAGCCGGGTCGTGCTCGACCAACCCGGCGCCGAGAAGCTCATCGGGCAGGGCGACGCGTTGTTCCTGCCGATGGGGGCGAGCAAGCCGATGCGCGTGCAGGGCGCCTGGGTGACCGAGAGCGAGGTCGCCAAGGTCGTCGAGCACGTCAAGAAGCAGCTCAGCCCTCGCTACCGGGACGACGTCGTGGTCACCCAGGCCAAGAAGCAGGTGGACGAGGACATCGGCGACGACCTCGACCTGCTGCTGCAGGCCACCGAGCTCGTGGTGACCACGCAGTTCGGCTCGACGTCCATGCTGCAGCGCAAGCTGCGGGTGGGCTTCGCCAAGGCGGGGCGGCTGATGGACCTGCTCGAGTCGCGCGGCGTGGTCGGCCCGAGCGAGGGCAGCAAGGCTCGCGACGTGCTGGTGAAGGCCGACGACCTGCCCGCCACGCTGGCGCTGCTGCGGGGCGAGGAGCCGCTGCTGGACGACGTCTACGACGCCGCGGCCGACGCGGTCGGGCCGGACCCCCTCGGCGGCACCTCGCGGGACTACTCGGACGACGGCTCGGACGACGCCTCCGAGGACGCCTGGGACCTGACCGACCGGCGCTGACCTGCTGGTTCGGGTGGCCGGACTGGGGGACGCCTATGTCACTCGGCGGTCCGATTCGCCCGTAGGATGGTGGGGTTGATCAGCAGCGGGAGGACCCCGGCATGAGCGGGCAGGAGCACGGCGAGAACGCCGCGCCGCTCGGTCATGCCCTGCGTGAGGCGCGCGAGGCCAGGGGCCTGTCGGACGTCCAGATCGGCGAGGCGATCAACCTGCGGGCGACTGTGGTGCGAGCCATCGAGAGCGACGACTTCACCCTCTGCGGGGGTGACGTGTACGCCCGCGGGCACGTCCGCGCCTACGCCAAGCAGGTCGGCCTGGACGCCGCACCGCTGCTCGACGCGTACGCCCAGCGCAAGGGAGTCCAGGCTCCGCCGCCCGTCCGGACCACCGGTCCGGTGGACCGGCCGCTGACCGGTCCGATCCCGACCAACCGGCCCGGCCGCTCCGGTCAGCCGACGGTGGTGCCGGACGGTGCGGTCCCACCCACGGGCCCGATCGCGGCCCGGCCGACCCTGCGGCGCGCCCCGGGCTGGAGCTCGAAGGAGCGCCCGCTCGAGCGTTCCGGGCCGAACCGGGCGCTCATCGTGGGCGCTGCCCTCGCCGTGCTGCTGGTCTTCCTGCTCGTCCAGGTCATCGGCGACCTCCGCTCACCGGGCCGCGGGACCACCCAGGTCGCGTCGCCCAGCGTGTCCGTGCCGGCCGGGCAGGCCGGGGAGCCGACCCCGAGCCCGACGCCCAGCGCCACCTCGACGTCCACGGGCGAGCCGACGTCCACGTCGTCGCCCACGTCGACGAAGCCGTCGAACGCGGCGGGCGTCGCGGTCGCGATGAACGTCACCGGTGACTCCTGGGTCTCGGTGCGGGACGCGTCGGGCAAGTCGGTGTTCTCGGGCCTGTTGGTCAAGGGCGACAAGCGCAAGTTCAGCGACGGCAAGGGGTTGCGGCTCACCCTGGGCAACGCCGGTGGCGTCCGGCTGACCGTGAACGGCAAGCCGCTCGGTGCGGCCGGCGCGGAGGGTCAGGTCGTCCGGCTCAAGTTCGGACCTGACGACCCTGCGTGATGTGTGCTGCCGCAACGAGTTTAGTTGCTGAACGTCACTGATCCTTTGCGGTTCGTGACCGTTGTGGCCCGTATGAGGTCTTGATCCGACATAGCCATCGAATGTGGCTATGGTGTGCTCGGGCTCGAGGCGCGGGGGCGTCTTGTCGTCGGGCCGGGGGATGCCGAGATGCGAGGTACGGATTCGTGGTGGTCGTGGCCGCACTGCGCGGCGGGGGAGCCGATGCTCCGGGAGTCGTGCGCTGCGAGGTCGCTGAGACGGGGTCGATCCTGGCGGCGGTGCCTCCCGGTGACGAGGCCGTCGTGGTCCTCGGCGAGGAGCGCGACGCGGCCCTGGTCCGGGCCCAGGCCAGCGTGCTGGCGGACCGGGACGACGACCGCGCGGTAGCCGCTCGACCCATCCCGCACTCTCCGCTCGCCGTGCTGGCGCTCGCCGCGCTGGCCGCCGGCAGCCCGTCGCGCGACGCCGGCCAGGTCATGGCCGAGCTCGACGCCGCGATCTCCGCCACCCTGTCGCTGGCCTGGACCCGGGGCGTCGGCGGCCTCGCCGAACCGCAGCCGACCCTGCGCCAGCACCTGCGCTCCTGGCTGCCCTGGGGCGCCGGTTTCGTCGTCCAGCACTTCCCCGCCCGGGGCGTCCTGCCGGTCGGCGGCAGCCCACGCACCCCGTGGCCCGCCGGCTCCGAGGCCATCCGGCACGAGCTGTGGGTCAGCGGCGACGCACCGCAGCGCGCCCTGGACTGGGCGCACGCCGCCGGTGGCACCCAGACCGCCCGTCGGGTCGCCGCCGCGGTGGACCCCAAGCAGCGCTACGGCGCGCCCGGCGCCGTCGAGATGTGCGCCGTGCCCACCAAC
This DNA window, taken from Angustibacter luteus, encodes the following:
- a CDS encoding ribonuclease J; its protein translation is MSHPHPELSPPPPLPPGALRVVPLGGLGEVGRNMAVLEFDGKLLIIDCGVLFPEDHQPGVDLILPDFEYIADRLDDIVAVVLTHGHEDHIGAVPYLLRLRRDIPLVGSQLTLALVEAKLKEHRIAPLTLGVREGQTEQFGPFACEFVAVNHSIPDALAVAVTTGAGTVLHTGDFKMDQLPLDGRITDLRAFARLGEAGVDLFMVDSTNAEVPGFTVSEREIAPVLDRVFAGAERRLIVASFASHVHRVQQVLNAAHAHGRRVALVGRSMVRNMGVAKELGYLNVPDGVLIDVKAVDDLPDDQVVLMCTGSQGEPMAALSRMAGNDHRVRINEGDTVVLASSLIPGNENAVFRVINGLTRLGAKVVHQGNAKVHVSGHASAGELLYCYNILRPRNVMPVHGETRHLVANRDIAVSTGIPYDRVVMAEDGVVVDLQDGVARVVGAVPCGYVYVDGSSVGEITDADLKDRRILGEEGFISIVVVVDSGTGKIVAGPEIHARGFAEGDEVFDGIRPQLESALAEAIDQGTTDNYQLQQVVRRVVGRWVGGKLRRRPMIIPVVVSA
- a CDS encoding diguanylate cyclase, which encodes MPTLQRTRSEGDEEVTMPAWSALGARSRRRARQTGLAAVVDRSFRLVIAGSLVIVVVLGLLLLWLTTTSRDEVDRYERALSATQAGHTAMLDQESSLRGFVSTNDLAFVRSYAKARGDMELANQRLLSTDGRGQVTKALVDLRLAQQRWVSEWAVEAAGGLAPGAVGSDERTAFLLHDKVLFDQYGDARADADELITAQLATARHHQVVALGLVAGASMAIGLGMFVVALSRRRRLRRDVLAPVRGVLDGLDAVADGRYDEPVQVQGARELIDVVDGLNRMTDRLARARDAAAAREQHISDQSEQLRSILTMVREIGGSLNLDYVVASVVGGVGRIVGADRVAVWLTSPDGGALVEALGARPAGSPTRPPVELGGGVIGRAAKYSRLVTDTGEGGSQRLAVPLVVGSRVVGVLDLELDDLTPLTDGAIEVLETLAVHSATALEAARLHEDASHASEHDALTQLANRRRLDADLALECERSARYARPLAFVMLDLDHFKRVNDEHGHARGDQVLQAVADVLTAALRASDTAYRYGGEELAIILRESDLSAAIEVAERLRERIETVFSAPGEVAVTASFGVAELGPRTAMPSAIVAAADEALYEAKRGGRNQVRAGGQHSAA
- a CDS encoding DNA translocase FtsK — translated: MATRTSSPVRRSGSTRTSSKTGSTRTTSRSSGGSRGSTRPAGRKPAPKSGLPLPLRALRGLWMGTAHLAGGTARRIGHSARDLDPAHRRDGIGFALIAVAIVVAAREWWGLDGPVGDGVHAIVAGTFGRVALVLPLVLLALGVRMLRHPEATGANSRVSIGLTTLAVAACGLVHISRGMPDISDGWDQVRDAGGVIGFLASSPLDQAITVWGAGLLLGLVGFFGLLVITATPVHAIPSRLRHLVDVLTGHAGDADAAAPVTDEDAPTPRGRRARRSAADLADGERDGDEAFEKAAVVDAEGRRLRPGQKRPAGSGFPGALAETAAAGSAAVPATPSPAEEDLVAPPTNPLPTRVEQLALAGDVTYTLPGNEILAPGSPHKARSAANDRVVEALSGVLEQFDIDAQVTGFTRGPTVTRYEVELGKGTKVERVTALSKNIAYAVASADVRILSPIPGKSAIGIEIPNTDREKVSLGDVLRSSTARDNHHPMVMGVGKDVEGGYVIANLAKMPHLLVAGATGAGKSSFVNSMITSILMRSTPDEVRMVLVDPKRVELTGYEGIPHLITPIITNPKKAAEALQWVVREMDTRYDDLAAFGFKHIDDFNRAARAGKVVPPPGSERVVKPYPYLLVIVDELADLMMVAPRDVEDCIVRITQLARAAGIHLVLATQRPSVDVVTGLIKANVPSRMAFATSSLADSRVVLDQPGAEKLIGQGDALFLPMGASKPMRVQGAWVTESEVAKVVEHVKKQLSPRYRDDVVVTQAKKQVDEDIGDDLDLLLQATELVVTTQFGSTSMLQRKLRVGFAKAGRLMDLLESRGVVGPSEGSKARDVLVKADDLPATLALLRGEEPLLDDVYDAAADAVGPDPLGGTSRDYSDDGSDDASEDAWDLTDRR
- a CDS encoding helix-turn-helix domain-containing protein, which encodes MSGQEHGENAAPLGHALREAREARGLSDVQIGEAINLRATVVRAIESDDFTLCGGDVYARGHVRAYAKQVGLDAAPLLDAYAQRKGVQAPPPVRTTGPVDRPLTGPIPTNRPGRSGQPTVVPDGAVPPTGPIAARPTLRRAPGWSSKERPLERSGPNRALIVGAALAVLLVFLLVQVIGDLRSPGRGTTQVASPSVSVPAGQAGEPTPSPTPSATSTSTGEPTSTSSPTSTKPSNAAGVAVAMNVTGDSWVSVRDASGKSVFSGLLVKGDKRKFSDGKGLRLTLGNAGGVRLTVNGKPLGAAGAEGQVVRLKFGPDDPA